The Deltaproteobacteria bacterium genome includes a window with the following:
- a CDS encoding DUF1178 family protein — protein sequence MIIYDLKCEKNHKFEGWFKDRHAFENQKSQKHINCPVCGSFDIAMVPSTISIMGRDIKTSNRKNVEELSLPKALQLFHEYINKHFDDVGDKFAEAAMKIHHGEEEKRNLRGTTTESEEETLKEEGVQFFKIPVPKLDS from the coding sequence TTGATAATATATGATCTAAAATGTGAAAAGAACCATAAGTTTGAGGGATGGTTTAAGGACAGACATGCATTTGAAAACCAGAAGTCACAAAAGCATATAAACTGTCCCGTTTGCGGAAGTTTTGATATAGCGATGGTACCCTCTACAATTTCCATCATGGGAAGAGACATCAAGACATCGAACAGAAAAAACGTCGAGGAATTATCACTGCCGAAGGCCCTACAATTATTTCATGAATACATCAATAAGCATTTCGATGACGTCGGCGACAAATTTGCCGAGGCAGCCATGAAGATACATCATGGAGAGGAAGAAAAGAGAAATCTCAGAGGGACCACAACGGAAAGTGAAGAAGAAACCCTGAAGGAAGAAGGTGTTCAATTCTTCAAGATTCCCGTGCCCAAACTTGACAGTTAA
- the cysS gene encoding cysteine--tRNA ligase, which produces MKRIYKSIIDTIGNTPLVEIRRLNPNEKVKIYAKLESFNPGGSIKDRIALYMINRAEERGELSKDKIILEATSGNTGIGLALIAAAKGYRLCLAMSESASEERKKILKAMGAELYFTPASLGTDGAIEVAYNMMLQNPGKYFGTDQFNNPDNMLAHYYGTGEEIWQQTGGAVTMVVATLGTTGTAMGISKRLKEYNPDIRIVGVEPYLKHKIQGLKNMKESYRPGIYDKNQLDEKINILDEDAFEMARRLTREEGILVGMSSGAAMHVAIRKAREMEDGIIVVILPDGGERYLSTELFTDKEQSTLRLYNTSTREKEFFKPINPEEILMHSCGPTVHEVPHIGNYRRFVVSDMIRRYLEFKEYKVRHVMNIIDLDDRSIKEAERANMELPLYTERCTTEFLRDIKKLNIKEEDAYPRASENIEAMVKLVEKLVEKGHAYEKLRSVYFDISKIDDYGCLSNIDLKKVKSGKTIDLDDYEKDSPVDFTLLKRSTLNELKRGIYVKTRWGNVRPSWHLECAAISLKYLSDTFDIHASGTDVVFPHCENVMAIGRAATGKRLANYWINTELVMVGGKKMSRSLNNAETIEDMEQKGYGGKEIRFFLLNTHYRKPLNFSFGALETSKNTVRKLDRFIQRLIRFAPGSGYPDADQLIYDVKQGFSSAMDDDFNISGALASLFEFVGKISPSVSQGLLSEKERDNVLDIMKNIDTVLGVMNFTEETLSEEALLLLEERKVLRNAGNWKTSDEIREKLLDLGIEVSDTAQGMTWRLK; this is translated from the coding sequence ATGAAAAGAATATATAAGAGCATTATAGATACTATCGGGAATACCCCCCTCGTAGAAATCCGCAGGCTGAATCCAAACGAGAAGGTTAAAATTTATGCAAAACTTGAGAGTTTCAATCCTGGTGGGTCTATAAAAGATAGAATAGCACTTTATATGATCAACAGGGCCGAAGAGAGGGGTGAGTTGTCGAAGGACAAGATCATCCTGGAGGCCACCAGTGGCAATACAGGTATCGGCCTTGCGCTTATTGCTGCTGCAAAGGGTTACAGGCTGTGTTTGGCCATGTCTGAGTCGGCCAGTGAAGAGAGGAAGAAAATCCTTAAGGCCATGGGCGCAGAACTATACTTTACCCCGGCGAGCCTCGGTACAGACGGCGCCATTGAGGTGGCATATAACATGATGCTGCAGAATCCGGGAAAGTATTTTGGGACCGACCAGTTTAATAATCCCGATAATATGTTGGCTCATTATTATGGTACCGGTGAAGAAATCTGGCAACAGACTGGCGGGGCTGTGACGATGGTAGTGGCAACCCTCGGGACGACAGGTACCGCTATGGGGATTTCGAAGCGGCTAAAAGAATATAATCCTGATATTAGAATTGTCGGGGTCGAGCCCTACCTGAAGCACAAAATTCAGGGGTTAAAGAATATGAAGGAATCCTACCGGCCGGGTATTTATGATAAAAACCAGCTGGATGAGAAGATCAATATCCTCGACGAAGACGCATTTGAAATGGCAAGGAGACTTACCCGGGAAGAGGGTATCCTGGTTGGGATGAGTTCCGGTGCTGCCATGCATGTAGCTATCCGGAAAGCCAGGGAGATGGAAGATGGAATCATTGTTGTGATATTACCTGATGGAGGAGAGCGGTATCTCAGTACCGAACTCTTTACCGATAAGGAACAATCTACACTGCGTCTGTATAATACATCGACGAGAGAAAAGGAATTCTTCAAACCAATCAATCCGGAAGAAATCCTGATGCACTCGTGTGGACCTACCGTTCATGAAGTTCCCCACATAGGGAACTATCGCCGTTTTGTTGTTTCTGACATGATCCGACGCTACCTTGAGTTTAAAGAATATAAAGTCAGGCATGTAATGAACATCATTGATTTGGATGACAGGTCCATCAAGGAAGCTGAACGGGCCAATATGGAACTGCCCCTGTATACGGAAAGGTGTACAACGGAATTTCTTCGCGATATCAAAAAGTTGAATATTAAAGAGGAAGATGCTTATCCACGGGCCAGTGAAAATATCGAGGCCATGGTAAAGCTTGTTGAGAAACTCGTGGAAAAGGGTCATGCCTATGAAAAATTGAGGTCTGTTTACTTTGATATATCAAAAATCGATGACTACGGTTGCCTGTCCAACATTGACCTGAAAAAAGTTAAGTCCGGCAAGACGATTGATTTGGATGATTATGAAAAAGACAGCCCTGTGGATTTTACACTTCTCAAAAGATCTACGTTGAATGAATTAAAGAGGGGAATTTATGTCAAAACCCGTTGGGGAAATGTAAGACCGAGCTGGCACCTCGAATGTGCAGCTATTTCCCTTAAATATTTATCTGATACTTTTGATATCCATGCGAGCGGAACTGATGTCGTCTTTCCGCACTGTGAAAATGTAATGGCAATAGGGAGGGCTGCAACGGGGAAACGATTAGCCAACTACTGGATCAATACGGAATTGGTTATGGTGGGTGGCAAGAAAATGTCCCGCTCTTTGAACAATGCAGAGACTATAGAAGATATGGAGCAGAAGGGATATGGCGGTAAAGAAATCAGATTTTTTCTCTTGAACACTCATTACCGCAAGCCTCTCAATTTTTCTTTTGGCGCCCTGGAGACATCAAAAAATACCGTGAGAAAGTTGGATAGATTTATTCAAAGGCTGATCCGTTTTGCCCCCGGAAGCGGATATCCCGACGCTGATCAACTTATATATGACGTTAAACAAGGATTTTCCTCTGCCATGGATGATGATTTTAATATATCCGGAGCACTGGCTTCTCTTTTTGAATTTGTGGGAAAGATCAGCCCCTCTGTCTCTCAGGGGCTATTGAGTGAAAAGGAAAGGGATAATGTGCTCGACATAATGAAAAATATTGACACTGTGCTCGGTGTTATGAATTTTACGGAGGAGACATTGAGCGAAGAGGCATTACTGCTTCTGGAGGAAAGAAAAGTTTTGAGAAATGCCGGCAATTGGAAAACTTCCGACGAGATCAGGGAAAAGCTCCTTGATTTGGGAATTGAGGTTTCAGATACCGCACAAGGAATGACATGGAGATTGAAATAG
- the amrB gene encoding AmmeMemoRadiSam system protein B encodes MDKDIRKSVIAGTWYPGSPKILRADIENYFHNVPDGKIDGRIIGLIVPHAGYVYSGQIAAHAYKIIRGEDFDAVIVVGPSHRTFFHGVSIYNRGGYETPLGVVPVDVALANDIMAQSEMISSMPAAHYQEHSLEIQIPFLQVALGEFRLVPLVMGEQDHQTCENLAKSIFSAIGDRKVLIVGSSDLSHFHSYEKAVKLDSVVLKHIEKMDGRGLLKDLENNTCEACGGGPAVVTMMVSEKLGANRAKLLKYAHSGDVTGDTRSVVGYASAVFYKIHTS; translated from the coding sequence GTGGATAAAGACATTAGAAAGTCAGTTATTGCCGGGACCTGGTATCCTGGCAGTCCAAAGATTTTACGGGCGGACATTGAAAACTATTTTCATAATGTACCTGATGGGAAAATAGACGGAAGGATTATAGGTCTTATTGTTCCCCATGCGGGTTATGTTTATTCAGGCCAGATTGCCGCACATGCATATAAAATCATAAGGGGAGAAGACTTTGATGCGGTTATCGTTGTGGGACCGAGCCATAGAACATTTTTCCACGGTGTTTCCATATATAACAGGGGTGGATATGAAACACCATTGGGTGTTGTTCCTGTAGATGTGGCATTAGCGAACGATATAATGGCTCAGAGTGAAATGATCTCCTCCATGCCTGCTGCTCATTATCAGGAACATTCCCTTGAGATACAGATTCCCTTTCTCCAGGTTGCCCTCGGAGAATTTCGCCTCGTTCCTCTTGTCATGGGGGAGCAGGACCATCAAACCTGCGAGAACCTCGCCAAGAGCATCTTCAGTGCTATTGGTGATCGGAAAGTCCTTATTGTGGGAAGCTCCGATCTTTCACATTTCCATTCTTATGAGAAGGCAGTGAAACTTGATTCTGTCGTGCTGAAGCACATAGAAAAGATGGATGGCAGGGGGCTCTTGAAAGATCTGGAAAATAATACATGTGAGGCCTGTGGCGGTGGACCGGCTGTTGTAACCATGATGGTTTCAGAAAAATTAGGTGCAAATAGGGCAAAACTTTTGAAATATGCTCATTCAGGGGATGTGACGGGAGATACAAGAAGCGTTGTAGGGTATGCTTCTGCAGTTTTTTATAAGATCCACACATCATAG
- the amrA gene encoding AmmeMemoRadiSam system protein A, with the protein MVLTEVEKKTLIDIVKATIECKLTGKNIPEFHIASEILKEKKGAFVTLKKRGHLRGCIGYIEARKALYKTVAEMAIAAAFNDPRFPPLSADEVKDVTLEISVLSPLKEIKDIKEIEVGVHGLYITKGFHSGLLLPQVAAEHKWDKLTFLEETCYKAGLHPDAWKDNDTKIFIFSADVFDQHSLIS; encoded by the coding sequence ATGGTGCTGACGGAGGTGGAAAAGAAGACACTTATTGATATTGTAAAAGCAACAATAGAATGCAAACTAACGGGCAAGAATATTCCCGAGTTTCATATTGCTTCGGAAATTCTGAAGGAAAAGAAGGGGGCATTTGTAACGCTTAAGAAACGTGGACACCTCAGAGGCTGTATCGGTTATATCGAGGCAAGAAAAGCCCTTTACAAAACTGTGGCAGAAATGGCAATAGCAGCAGCCTTCAATGATCCACGATTTCCTCCTCTAAGCGCTGACGAGGTAAAAGATGTAACTCTTGAGATATCCGTTCTCAGCCCACTGAAAGAAATAAAGGATATCAAGGAAATAGAAGTAGGTGTCCACGGCCTTTACATTACGAAAGGCTTTCATTCCGGCCTTCTCCTTCCTCAGGTGGCAGCTGAACATAAATGGGATAAATTGACTTTTCTCGAGGAAACCTGTTATAAGGCCGGGCTTCATCCGGATGCATGGAAAGATAATGATACAAAAATATTCATATTTTCCGCAGATGTTTTTGATCAGCATTCATTGATTTCGTAA
- the rpmG gene encoding 50S ribosomal protein L33, whose protein sequence is MRNIITLACTECKQRNYTTTKNKRTMQNRLELKKYCKFCRAHKIHRETK, encoded by the coding sequence ATGAGAAATATCATTACCTTGGCCTGTACGGAATGTAAGCAAAGAAATTATACTACGACGAAAAATAAGCGTACCATGCAAAATCGTCTTGAATTAAAAAAATATTGTAAGTTTTGTCGGGCTCATAAGATTCACAGAGAGACAAAATAA
- the secE gene encoding preprotein translocase subunit SecE, giving the protein MDRIKLITEKIIRFLKEAKIELKKVTWPTPRQTLASTSVVIIVVIIVSIYLGIVDFGVAKAIRLVLG; this is encoded by the coding sequence ATGGATAGAATAAAATTAATTACAGAAAAAATAATACGCTTTTTAAAAGAAGCAAAAATTGAATTGAAAAAAGTGACATGGCCGACTCCCAGGCAAACCCTTGCTTCCACATCGGTAGTGATCATTGTTGTGATAATTGTGTCCATATATCTCGGTATCGTAGATTTCGGAGTGGCCAAAGCAATAAGGCTGGTTTTAGGTTAA
- the nusG gene encoding transcription termination/antitermination protein NusG: protein MAKWYVVHTYSGFENRVKLSLQERIEASGMQEYFSDILIPEEDIVELVSGEKKTSKRKFFPGYILVKMEMNDDTWHIVKGTPKVTGFIGGKDKPSPIPDKDVENLKTRINEGTLKPKPKFRFEVGDHVRIIDGPFTNFDGVVDEVKPEKGKLRVIVSIFGRSTPVELDFIQVVQN, encoded by the coding sequence ATGGCTAAATGGTATGTCGTTCATACGTATTCCGGATTTGAGAACAGAGTTAAACTCTCCCTTCAGGAAAGGATAGAAGCATCGGGAATGCAAGAGTACTTTTCCGATATTCTTATTCCGGAAGAAGATATCGTTGAACTGGTTTCTGGTGAGAAGAAGACATCCAAAAGGAAGTTCTTCCCTGGCTACATCCTCGTTAAAATGGAAATGAATGACGATACATGGCATATCGTCAAGGGGACACCCAAGGTGACAGGATTTATCGGAGGTAAGGATAAACCATCACCAATTCCTGATAAAGATGTCGAAAACCTGAAGACCAGGATTAATGAAGGAACCTTAAAACCCAAACCAAAATTCAGGTTTGAAGTAGGGGATCATGTAAGGATAATAGATGGTCCGTTTACAAACTTTGATGGGGTTGTCGATGAGGTTAAACCGGAGAAGGGGAAATTAAGGGTTATTGTTAGTATATTTGGCAGGTCAACACCGGTTGAACTGGATTTTATCCAGGTTGTTCAAAATTGA
- the rplK gene encoding 50S ribosomal protein L11 — protein sequence MAKKVIANIKLQIKAGKATPSPPIGPALGQHGVNIMEFCKAYNAMTQNQEGMVIPVVITVYADRSFTFVTKTPPASVLLKQAAKIAKGSGDPRREKVGTVTARQVREIAELKYNDLNAVDMGGAIKIIEGTARSMGIEIAG from the coding sequence ATGGCAAAAAAGGTTATAGCGAATATAAAACTTCAGATTAAGGCAGGAAAAGCAACTCCATCACCTCCAATAGGGCCTGCGCTGGGTCAGCACGGGGTTAATATAATGGAGTTCTGTAAGGCATACAATGCCATGACACAAAACCAGGAAGGGATGGTTATCCCTGTCGTTATAACGGTATATGCTGATCGGTCATTTACCTTTGTTACCAAAACTCCACCGGCTTCCGTGCTTCTCAAACAGGCTGCCAAGATTGCAAAAGGTTCTGGAGATCCACGGCGAGAGAAGGTTGGTACGGTAACGGCTCGGCAGGTGAGGGAAATTGCTGAATTAAAATATAATGATCTCAATGCCGTTGATATGGGGGGAGCAATTAAAATCATTGAGGGAACAGCACGGTCGATGGGAATTGAAATAGCGGGATAA
- the rplA gene encoding 50S ribosomal protein L1: MVERGKIFTEAKKKVESGKRYALKDAVEILVSTARTKFDETVDAAIRLGVNPQHADQMVRGSVVLPNGLGKTVRVLVFAKGEKEKEALDAGADVVGSDDIIEKIKGGWLDFDRVIATPDMMGNVGKLGKILGPRGLMPNPKVGTVTFDVARAVNELKAGKVEFRVEKAGIVHSPVGKVSFGADKLCENISALLEAIIKLKPASSKGTYLKGISLSTTMGPGVKVDPLEVRNI; encoded by the coding sequence ATGGTTGAAAGAGGCAAAATTTTTACAGAAGCAAAAAAGAAGGTTGAGTCGGGGAAGCGATATGCTCTAAAGGATGCGGTAGAAATACTTGTAAGCACGGCGAGAACTAAATTTGACGAAACCGTCGATGCAGCAATCCGGCTGGGTGTGAATCCTCAGCATGCTGACCAGATGGTCAGAGGGAGTGTTGTCCTGCCGAATGGATTGGGAAAAACAGTCAGAGTGTTGGTTTTTGCAAAAGGAGAAAAAGAAAAAGAGGCACTCGATGCAGGGGCAGATGTGGTCGGTTCCGACGATATCATTGAAAAGATAAAAGGAGGATGGCTAGACTTTGATCGGGTAATTGCTACACCGGACATGATGGGCAATGTTGGAAAACTGGGGAAGATTTTGGGGCCCCGCGGATTGATGCCCAATCCCAAAGTTGGTACAGTCACTTTCGATGTGGCAAGGGCTGTTAATGAACTAAAAGCCGGCAAGGTCGAATTTCGCGTGGAAAAAGCAGGCATCGTCCACTCACCCGTTGGAAAGGTTTCATTCGGAGCTGATAAATTATGTGAAAATATTAGTGCCCTTTTGGAAGCCATTATAAAGCTGAAACCGGCATCGAGTAAGGGGACTTACCTTAAAGGAATATCGCTTTCCACAACCATGGGTCCGGGGGTAAAAGTTGATCCCTTAGAGGTCAGAAACATTTGA
- the rplJ gene encoding 50S ribosomal protein L10 has protein sequence MDRRTKEKVVAELHEKLKDTKLAVLAGYTGMNVEKMTALRNALRKSGTEFRVVKNTLLEIASKNTDFSGLEEYFKGPLAILMNRGDVVGPTKVLVEFAKKNAELEIRVGMLSGKLLSKDRLSALAELPGREVLLGKLLSVMIGVQTSLVNVLSGVPRSFVCVLDAYRAKKESGN, from the coding sequence TTGGATCGGAGAACTAAGGAGAAGGTTGTAGCTGAGCTTCATGAAAAACTTAAAGATACCAAGTTGGCTGTTCTTGCCGGTTATACTGGTATGAATGTTGAGAAGATGACTGCCTTGAGGAATGCTTTGCGCAAATCGGGTACCGAATTTCGGGTGGTAAAAAACACACTTCTTGAAATTGCATCGAAGAATACCGATTTTAGTGGGTTAGAAGAGTATTTCAAGGGACCCTTGGCTATTCTTATGAATCGTGGCGATGTGGTTGGGCCGACGAAGGTATTAGTAGAATTTGCCAAAAAGAACGCCGAACTGGAAATCAGGGTTGGTATGCTGAGTGGTAAGTTATTGAGCAAAGATCGGCTCAGTGCGCTGGCAGAATTGCCGGGTAGGGAAGTCCTTCTTGGGAAACTCCTTTCTGTTATGATTGGGGTTCAGACTTCACTCGTTAATGTATTAAGTGGGGTACCCAGAAGTTTTGTTTGTGTTCTCGACGCTTATCGAGCCAAAAAGGAATCAGGAAATTAA
- the rplL gene encoding 50S ribosomal protein L7/L12: MASQITKEDVVKFIEGMTVLELSELVKELEERFGVSAAVPMAVAQVSAGSEQAAPAEEKTEFDAILTGYGEQKIQVIKVVRALTSLGLKEAKDLVDGVPKPVKEGVSKEEAADIKKKIEEVGGTVEIK, encoded by the coding sequence ATGGCCAGTCAGATTACAAAGGAAGATGTTGTAAAATTTATTGAAGGGATGACGGTTCTTGAGCTATCTGAGTTAGTAAAGGAACTGGAGGAAAGATTTGGTGTATCCGCAGCCGTACCTATGGCTGTGGCTCAAGTTTCAGCAGGCTCTGAACAGGCAGCCCCGGCAGAAGAGAAAACAGAATTCGATGCGATACTGACCGGGTATGGTGAGCAGAAAATTCAGGTGATCAAGGTTGTAAGGGCTCTCACCAGTTTGGGACTTAAAGAAGCCAAAGACCTGGTGGATGGTGTGCCAAAGCCGGTTAAAGAAGGTGTTTCGAAAGAAGAGGCGGCAGATATAAAGAAAAAAATAGAGGAAGTTGGAGGTACAGTGGAAATTAAGTAG